From a single Salvelinus sp. IW2-2015 linkage group LG22, ASM291031v2, whole genome shotgun sequence genomic region:
- the LOC111949535 gene encoding transcription factor RelB isoform X2 gives MRNMSVQNGTSTIDLDIIQEVISADRGFPCHVQSGFCLPGPPHPPVDSDLQAQNHRVMHRQTPSSTPPVLVPRGTTSRAPCFFPQPQHPSSTIDMAAPHRGVSHSGSNRRGRGSSGSGTSRGXAGPSRQAQTDTDLLEQILERPTLALVEQPKERGMRFRYECEGRSAGSILGASSGDSNKTLPAIELQGPIQNIKKVMVTVSLVTKDYPYRPHPHCLVGKDCADGTGICVVCFNPHSNRRHSFANLGIQCVRRKELDASLEKRRNQKIDPFKTGHSKSIEDMDMNVVRLCFQCELEWVDGKRDFLNPIVSNPVYDKKATTTSELKINRLNIVKGPCTGKTEIYMLCDKVQKDDIEIIFKRGSWEAKAEFAQTDVHRQIAIVFKTPSYQEQDVGEEVEVKVFLRRLSDHMDSDPVTFTYQPNNTDPYEVKRKRKIKTDISFTERSCVAAQNVAAAESSTSQPIEXFTFTPAESWLVPEDLHPPTQSGASTMGEIHYSDPQEDNFLNECISPEDISVLSLLLEPLFHDPALLGFGQGVNSLFAPGGMDMNFNPNQCESGQDLGYYNDQQFNQLVNENQASLMQPFPLSLPGSAPQGQCDNEGCDLVQVKTEGDL, from the exons ATGAGAAACATGAGTGTTCAAAACGGCACTTCAA CAATCGACTTGG ACATCATTCAGGAGGTGATCTCTGCAGACAGAGGGTTTCCCTGTCATGTCCAGTCTGGTTTCTgcctccctggacctcctcatcCCCCTGTCGACTCTGACCTCCAGGCCCAGAACCACAGGGTCATGCACAGGCAGACCCCCTCCTCAACGCCCCCAGTACTGGTGCCAAGGGGCACGACCTCCAGG GCGCCCTGCTTCTTCCCTCAGCCCCAGCACCCCTCTAGCACCATAGATATGGCAGCACCTCACCGTGGGGTCTCTCATTCGGGCTCAAACCGACGAGGACGGGGGTCCTCTGGTTCAGGGACTTCCAGGGGGMCAGCGGGTCCCTCTCGACAGGCCCAGACAGACACTGATCTGCTGGAGCAGATCCTGGAGAGGCCCACCCTGGCTCTGGTGGAGCAGCCCAAGGAGAGAGGCATGAGGTTCCGCTATGAGTGTGAGGGCCGCTCTGCCGGGAGCATCCTAGGGGCCTCCAGTGGGGACTCCAACAAGACCCTGCCTGCTATAGAG cTCCAGGGTCCCATTCAGAACATAAAGAAAGTGATGGTCACTGTTTCCCTGGTGACCAAAGACTACCCGTACCGCCCACACCCCCACTGCCTTGTGGGTAAAGACTGTGCGGATGGTACCGGAATCTGTGTTGTCTGCTTTAACCCCCACAGCAACCGACGTCACAG TTTCGCTAACCTGGGCATCCAGTGTGTAAGGCGGAAGGAGCTGGATGCCTCTCTAGAGAAGAGACGGAATCAGAAGATCGACCCCTTTAAAA CGGGCCACTCTAAAAGCATCGAGGACATGGACATGAACGTGGTGCGGCTGTGTTTCCAGTGTGAGCTGGAGTGGGTGGATGGAAAGAGGGACTTCCTGAACCCCATAGTGTCCAACCCCGTCTATGACAAGA AGGCGACCACCACATCTGAGTTGAAGATCAACCGTCTGAACATTGTTAAAGGGCCATGCACCGGCAAGACTGAGATCTACATGCTCTGCGACAAAGTCCAGAAAG ACGACATAGAGATCATCTTCAAGAGGGGGTCTTGGGAGGCCAAGGCGGAGTTTGCCCAGACGGACGTCCACCGGCAGATCGCTATCGTGTTCAAGACCCCGTCCTACCAGGAACAGGACGTGGGGGAGGAAGTGGAAGTAAAAGTCTTCCTGCGCCGTCTCTCTGACCACATGGACAGTGACCCCGTTACGTTTACCTACCAGCCCAACAACACAG ATCCCTATGAAGTGAAGCGGAAGAGGAAGATAAAGACGGACATCAGCTTCACAGAGAGATCCTGTGTGGCAG CTCAGAATGTGGCTGCAGCAGAATCCTCCACCTCCCAGCCAATCGAGMCGTTCACCTTCACCCCAGCAGAGAGCTGGCTTGTCCCAGAGGACTTGCATCCTCCTACCCAGTCTGGGGCCTCCACCATGGGGGAGATCCACTACAGTGACCCCCAGGAGGACAACTTCTTGAACGAGTGCATAAGCCCAGAGGACAtcagtgttctctctctacttctgGAGCCTTTGTTCCATGACCCTGCCCTCCTTGGCTTTGGCCAGGGGGTCAACTCCCTCTTTGCCCCAGGTGGCATGGACATGAACTTTAACCCCAACCAGTGTGAGTCTGGGCAGGACTTGGGCTACTATAACGACCAGCAGTTCAACCAGCTAGTCAACGAGAATCAGGCCTCTCTGATGCAGCCCTTCCCACTGTCACTCCCCGGCTCCGCCCCTCAGGGTCAGTGTGATAACGAGGGTTGTGATTTGGTCCAGGTGAAGACAGAGGGGGACCTATGA
- the LOC111949535 gene encoding transcription factor RelB isoform X3: MRNMSVQNGTSNIIQEVISADRGFPCHVQSGFCLPGPPHPPVDSDLQAQNHRVMHRQTPSSTPPVLVPRGTTSRAPCFFPQPQHPSSTIDMAAPHRGVSHSGSNRRGRGSSGSGTSRGXAGPSRQAQTDTDLLEQILERPTLALVEQPKERGMRFRYECEGRSAGSILGASSGDSNKTLPAIELQGPIQNIKKVMVTVSLVTKDYPYRPHPHCLVGKDCADGTGICVVCFNPHSNRRHSFANLGIQCVRRKELDASLEKRRNQKIDPFKTGHSKSIEDMDMNVVRLCFQCELEWVDGKRDFLNPIVSNPVYDKKATTTSELKINRLNIVKGPCTGKTEIYMLCDKVQKDDIEIIFKRGSWEAKAEFAQTDVHRQIAIVFKTPSYQEQDVGEEVEVKVFLRRLSDHMDSDPVTFTYQPNNTDPYEVKRKRKIKTDISFTERSCVAAQNVAAAESSTSQPIEXFTFTPAESWLVPEDLHPPTQSGASTMGEIHYSDPQEDNFLNECISPEDISVLSLLLEPLFHDPALLGFGQGVNSLFAPGGMDMNFNPNQCESGQDLGYYNDQQFNQLVNENQASLMQPFPLSLPGSAPQGQCDNEGCDLVQVKTEGDL, encoded by the exons ATGAGAAACATGAGTGTTCAAAACGGCACTTCAA ACATCATTCAGGAGGTGATCTCTGCAGACAGAGGGTTTCCCTGTCATGTCCAGTCTGGTTTCTgcctccctggacctcctcatcCCCCTGTCGACTCTGACCTCCAGGCCCAGAACCACAGGGTCATGCACAGGCAGACCCCCTCCTCAACGCCCCCAGTACTGGTGCCAAGGGGCACGACCTCCAGG GCGCCCTGCTTCTTCCCTCAGCCCCAGCACCCCTCTAGCACCATAGATATGGCAGCACCTCACCGTGGGGTCTCTCATTCGGGCTCAAACCGACGAGGACGGGGGTCCTCTGGTTCAGGGACTTCCAGGGGGMCAGCGGGTCCCTCTCGACAGGCCCAGACAGACACTGATCTGCTGGAGCAGATCCTGGAGAGGCCCACCCTGGCTCTGGTGGAGCAGCCCAAGGAGAGAGGCATGAGGTTCCGCTATGAGTGTGAGGGCCGCTCTGCCGGGAGCATCCTAGGGGCCTCCAGTGGGGACTCCAACAAGACCCTGCCTGCTATAGAG cTCCAGGGTCCCATTCAGAACATAAAGAAAGTGATGGTCACTGTTTCCCTGGTGACCAAAGACTACCCGTACCGCCCACACCCCCACTGCCTTGTGGGTAAAGACTGTGCGGATGGTACCGGAATCTGTGTTGTCTGCTTTAACCCCCACAGCAACCGACGTCACAG TTTCGCTAACCTGGGCATCCAGTGTGTAAGGCGGAAGGAGCTGGATGCCTCTCTAGAGAAGAGACGGAATCAGAAGATCGACCCCTTTAAAA CGGGCCACTCTAAAAGCATCGAGGACATGGACATGAACGTGGTGCGGCTGTGTTTCCAGTGTGAGCTGGAGTGGGTGGATGGAAAGAGGGACTTCCTGAACCCCATAGTGTCCAACCCCGTCTATGACAAGA AGGCGACCACCACATCTGAGTTGAAGATCAACCGTCTGAACATTGTTAAAGGGCCATGCACCGGCAAGACTGAGATCTACATGCTCTGCGACAAAGTCCAGAAAG ACGACATAGAGATCATCTTCAAGAGGGGGTCTTGGGAGGCCAAGGCGGAGTTTGCCCAGACGGACGTCCACCGGCAGATCGCTATCGTGTTCAAGACCCCGTCCTACCAGGAACAGGACGTGGGGGAGGAAGTGGAAGTAAAAGTCTTCCTGCGCCGTCTCTCTGACCACATGGACAGTGACCCCGTTACGTTTACCTACCAGCCCAACAACACAG ATCCCTATGAAGTGAAGCGGAAGAGGAAGATAAAGACGGACATCAGCTTCACAGAGAGATCCTGTGTGGCAG CTCAGAATGTGGCTGCAGCAGAATCCTCCACCTCCCAGCCAATCGAGMCGTTCACCTTCACCCCAGCAGAGAGCTGGCTTGTCCCAGAGGACTTGCATCCTCCTACCCAGTCTGGGGCCTCCACCATGGGGGAGATCCACTACAGTGACCCCCAGGAGGACAACTTCTTGAACGAGTGCATAAGCCCAGAGGACAtcagtgttctctctctacttctgGAGCCTTTGTTCCATGACCCTGCCCTCCTTGGCTTTGGCCAGGGGGTCAACTCCCTCTTTGCCCCAGGTGGCATGGACATGAACTTTAACCCCAACCAGTGTGAGTCTGGGCAGGACTTGGGCTACTATAACGACCAGCAGTTCAACCAGCTAGTCAACGAGAATCAGGCCTCTCTGATGCAGCCCTTCCCACTGTCACTCCCCGGCTCCGCCCCTCAGGGTCAGTGTGATAACGAGGGTTGTGATTTGGTCCAGGTGAAGACAGAGGGGGACCTATGA
- the LOC111949535 gene encoding transcription factor RelB isoform X1 gives MAYTPAPFAGSSSHSLYFLDIIQEVISADRGFPCHVQSGFCLPGPPHPPVDSDLQAQNHRVMHRQTPSSTPPVLVPRGTTSRAPCFFPQPQHPSSTIDMAAPHRGVSHSGSNRRGRGSSGSGTSRGXAGPSRQAQTDTDLLEQILERPTLALVEQPKERGMRFRYECEGRSAGSILGASSGDSNKTLPAIELQGPIQNIKKVMVTVSLVTKDYPYRPHPHCLVGKDCADGTGICVVCFNPHSNRRHSFANLGIQCVRRKELDASLEKRRNQKIDPFKTGHSKSIEDMDMNVVRLCFQCELEWVDGKRDFLNPIVSNPVYDKKATTTSELKINRLNIVKGPCTGKTEIYMLCDKVQKDDIEIIFKRGSWEAKAEFAQTDVHRQIAIVFKTPSYQEQDVGEEVEVKVFLRRLSDHMDSDPVTFTYQPNNTDPYEVKRKRKIKTDISFTERSCVAAQNVAAAESSTSQPIEXFTFTPAESWLVPEDLHPPTQSGASTMGEIHYSDPQEDNFLNECISPEDISVLSLLLEPLFHDPALLGFGQGVNSLFAPGGMDMNFNPNQCESGQDLGYYNDQQFNQLVNENQASLMQPFPLSLPGSAPQGQCDNEGCDLVQVKTEGDL, from the exons ATGGCCTACACACCAGCTCCCTTTGCAGGCTCCTCATCCCACTCCCTCTACTTTTTAGACATCATTCAGGAGGTGATCTCTGCAGACAGAGGGTTTCCCTGTCATGTCCAGTCTGGTTTCTgcctccctggacctcctcatcCCCCTGTCGACTCTGACCTCCAGGCCCAGAACCACAGGGTCATGCACAGGCAGACCCCCTCCTCAACGCCCCCAGTACTGGTGCCAAGGGGCACGACCTCCAGG GCGCCCTGCTTCTTCCCTCAGCCCCAGCACCCCTCTAGCACCATAGATATGGCAGCACCTCACCGTGGGGTCTCTCATTCGGGCTCAAACCGACGAGGACGGGGGTCCTCTGGTTCAGGGACTTCCAGGGGGMCAGCGGGTCCCTCTCGACAGGCCCAGACAGACACTGATCTGCTGGAGCAGATCCTGGAGAGGCCCACCCTGGCTCTGGTGGAGCAGCCCAAGGAGAGAGGCATGAGGTTCCGCTATGAGTGTGAGGGCCGCTCTGCCGGGAGCATCCTAGGGGCCTCCAGTGGGGACTCCAACAAGACCCTGCCTGCTATAGAG cTCCAGGGTCCCATTCAGAACATAAAGAAAGTGATGGTCACTGTTTCCCTGGTGACCAAAGACTACCCGTACCGCCCACACCCCCACTGCCTTGTGGGTAAAGACTGTGCGGATGGTACCGGAATCTGTGTTGTCTGCTTTAACCCCCACAGCAACCGACGTCACAG TTTCGCTAACCTGGGCATCCAGTGTGTAAGGCGGAAGGAGCTGGATGCCTCTCTAGAGAAGAGACGGAATCAGAAGATCGACCCCTTTAAAA CGGGCCACTCTAAAAGCATCGAGGACATGGACATGAACGTGGTGCGGCTGTGTTTCCAGTGTGAGCTGGAGTGGGTGGATGGAAAGAGGGACTTCCTGAACCCCATAGTGTCCAACCCCGTCTATGACAAGA AGGCGACCACCACATCTGAGTTGAAGATCAACCGTCTGAACATTGTTAAAGGGCCATGCACCGGCAAGACTGAGATCTACATGCTCTGCGACAAAGTCCAGAAAG ACGACATAGAGATCATCTTCAAGAGGGGGTCTTGGGAGGCCAAGGCGGAGTTTGCCCAGACGGACGTCCACCGGCAGATCGCTATCGTGTTCAAGACCCCGTCCTACCAGGAACAGGACGTGGGGGAGGAAGTGGAAGTAAAAGTCTTCCTGCGCCGTCTCTCTGACCACATGGACAGTGACCCCGTTACGTTTACCTACCAGCCCAACAACACAG ATCCCTATGAAGTGAAGCGGAAGAGGAAGATAAAGACGGACATCAGCTTCACAGAGAGATCCTGTGTGGCAG CTCAGAATGTGGCTGCAGCAGAATCCTCCACCTCCCAGCCAATCGAGMCGTTCACCTTCACCCCAGCAGAGAGCTGGCTTGTCCCAGAGGACTTGCATCCTCCTACCCAGTCTGGGGCCTCCACCATGGGGGAGATCCACTACAGTGACCCCCAGGAGGACAACTTCTTGAACGAGTGCATAAGCCCAGAGGACAtcagtgttctctctctacttctgGAGCCTTTGTTCCATGACCCTGCCCTCCTTGGCTTTGGCCAGGGGGTCAACTCCCTCTTTGCCCCAGGTGGCATGGACATGAACTTTAACCCCAACCAGTGTGAGTCTGGGCAGGACTTGGGCTACTATAACGACCAGCAGTTCAACCAGCTAGTCAACGAGAATCAGGCCTCTCTGATGCAGCCCTTCCCACTGTCACTCCCCGGCTCCGCCCCTCAGGGTCAGTGTGATAACGAGGGTTGTGATTTGGTCCAGGTGAAGACAGAGGGGGACCTATGA
- the LOC111949535 gene encoding transcription factor RelB isoform X4 — MAAPHRGVSHSGSNRRGRGSSGSGTSRGXAGPSRQAQTDTDLLEQILERPTLALVEQPKERGMRFRYECEGRSAGSILGASSGDSNKTLPAIELQGPIQNIKKVMVTVSLVTKDYPYRPHPHCLVGKDCADGTGICVVCFNPHSNRRHSFANLGIQCVRRKELDASLEKRRNQKIDPFKTGHSKSIEDMDMNVVRLCFQCELEWVDGKRDFLNPIVSNPVYDKKATTTSELKINRLNIVKGPCTGKTEIYMLCDKVQKDDIEIIFKRGSWEAKAEFAQTDVHRQIAIVFKTPSYQEQDVGEEVEVKVFLRRLSDHMDSDPVTFTYQPNNTDPYEVKRKRKIKTDISFTERSCVAAQNVAAAESSTSQPIEXFTFTPAESWLVPEDLHPPTQSGASTMGEIHYSDPQEDNFLNECISPEDISVLSLLLEPLFHDPALLGFGQGVNSLFAPGGMDMNFNPNQCESGQDLGYYNDQQFNQLVNENQASLMQPFPLSLPGSAPQGQCDNEGCDLVQVKTEGDL, encoded by the exons ATGGCAGCACCTCACCGTGGGGTCTCTCATTCGGGCTCAAACCGACGAGGACGGGGGTCCTCTGGTTCAGGGACTTCCAGGGGGMCAGCGGGTCCCTCTCGACAGGCCCAGACAGACACTGATCTGCTGGAGCAGATCCTGGAGAGGCCCACCCTGGCTCTGGTGGAGCAGCCCAAGGAGAGAGGCATGAGGTTCCGCTATGAGTGTGAGGGCCGCTCTGCCGGGAGCATCCTAGGGGCCTCCAGTGGGGACTCCAACAAGACCCTGCCTGCTATAGAG cTCCAGGGTCCCATTCAGAACATAAAGAAAGTGATGGTCACTGTTTCCCTGGTGACCAAAGACTACCCGTACCGCCCACACCCCCACTGCCTTGTGGGTAAAGACTGTGCGGATGGTACCGGAATCTGTGTTGTCTGCTTTAACCCCCACAGCAACCGACGTCACAG TTTCGCTAACCTGGGCATCCAGTGTGTAAGGCGGAAGGAGCTGGATGCCTCTCTAGAGAAGAGACGGAATCAGAAGATCGACCCCTTTAAAA CGGGCCACTCTAAAAGCATCGAGGACATGGACATGAACGTGGTGCGGCTGTGTTTCCAGTGTGAGCTGGAGTGGGTGGATGGAAAGAGGGACTTCCTGAACCCCATAGTGTCCAACCCCGTCTATGACAAGA AGGCGACCACCACATCTGAGTTGAAGATCAACCGTCTGAACATTGTTAAAGGGCCATGCACCGGCAAGACTGAGATCTACATGCTCTGCGACAAAGTCCAGAAAG ACGACATAGAGATCATCTTCAAGAGGGGGTCTTGGGAGGCCAAGGCGGAGTTTGCCCAGACGGACGTCCACCGGCAGATCGCTATCGTGTTCAAGACCCCGTCCTACCAGGAACAGGACGTGGGGGAGGAAGTGGAAGTAAAAGTCTTCCTGCGCCGTCTCTCTGACCACATGGACAGTGACCCCGTTACGTTTACCTACCAGCCCAACAACACAG ATCCCTATGAAGTGAAGCGGAAGAGGAAGATAAAGACGGACATCAGCTTCACAGAGAGATCCTGTGTGGCAG CTCAGAATGTGGCTGCAGCAGAATCCTCCACCTCCCAGCCAATCGAGMCGTTCACCTTCACCCCAGCAGAGAGCTGGCTTGTCCCAGAGGACTTGCATCCTCCTACCCAGTCTGGGGCCTCCACCATGGGGGAGATCCACTACAGTGACCCCCAGGAGGACAACTTCTTGAACGAGTGCATAAGCCCAGAGGACAtcagtgttctctctctacttctgGAGCCTTTGTTCCATGACCCTGCCCTCCTTGGCTTTGGCCAGGGGGTCAACTCCCTCTTTGCCCCAGGTGGCATGGACATGAACTTTAACCCCAACCAGTGTGAGTCTGGGCAGGACTTGGGCTACTATAACGACCAGCAGTTCAACCAGCTAGTCAACGAGAATCAGGCCTCTCTGATGCAGCCCTTCCCACTGTCACTCCCCGGCTCCGCCCCTCAGGGTCAGTGTGATAACGAGGGTTGTGATTTGGTCCAGGTGAAGACAGAGGGGGACCTATGA